In a single window of the Natronorubrum halophilum genome:
- a CDS encoding DUF5795 family protein, which translates to MSENRVVQGRMVTGKALAELIEDDSVMEAEPIEDADRDCPECGGNVLEVGYMPSVTEFITGWKCQDCDWSETDRD; encoded by the coding sequence GTGAGCGAGAATCGCGTCGTTCAGGGGCGAATGGTAACGGGCAAAGCACTCGCGGAGCTGATCGAGGACGATTCGGTGATGGAAGCCGAGCCGATCGAAGACGCCGACAGGGACTGTCCCGAGTGCGGTGGAAACGTACTCGAGGTCGGCTACATGCCCTCGGTCACCGAGTTCATCACCGGCTGGAAGTGCCAGGATTGCGACTGGAGCGAGACGGATCGAGACTGA
- a CDS encoding ribonuclease J: MEIEIATIGGYEEVGRQMTAVRAGTDIVIFDMGLNLSKVLIHDNIRTEGMHSLDLIDMGAIPDDRIMSDLEGDVKAIVPTHGHLDHIGAISKLAHRYDAPVVATPFTIELVKQELQDEQKFGTENELVTMDPGESMTIGDGGVELEFVNVTHSIIDAINPVLHTPEGAIVYGLDKRMDHTPVIGDPIDMKRFREIGREDEGVLCYIEDCTNANKKGRTPSENVAREHLRDVLYSMEDYDGGIVATTFSSHIARVTSLVEFAKDIGRQPVLLGRSMEKYSGTAERLDFVDFPDDLGMFGHRNSVDQSFERIMNEGKENFLPVVTGHQGEPRAMLTRMARGETPYELNDGDKVVFSARVIPEPTNEGQRYQAEKLLGMQGARVYDDIHVSGHLCQEGHYTMLDALQPQHIIPAHQNLKGLSGYVDLASNQGYDLGRDIHVSSNGNVIQLV; the protein is encoded by the coding sequence ATGGAAATCGAAATCGCGACGATCGGCGGCTACGAGGAAGTCGGACGGCAGATGACTGCCGTTCGCGCTGGTACTGACATCGTTATCTTCGACATGGGTCTCAACCTGTCGAAGGTACTGATCCACGACAACATCCGGACGGAAGGGATGCACAGTCTGGATCTGATCGACATGGGCGCGATCCCCGACGATCGGATCATGAGCGACCTCGAGGGCGACGTGAAAGCGATCGTGCCGACCCACGGCCACCTCGACCACATCGGCGCCATCTCGAAACTGGCCCACCGGTACGACGCTCCCGTCGTCGCGACGCCGTTTACGATCGAACTCGTCAAACAAGAGTTGCAGGACGAACAGAAGTTCGGCACCGAAAACGAACTGGTGACGATGGATCCCGGCGAATCGATGACGATCGGCGACGGCGGCGTCGAACTCGAGTTCGTCAACGTGACCCACTCGATCATCGACGCGATCAACCCGGTCCTCCACACGCCCGAGGGCGCGATCGTTTACGGGCTGGACAAGCGCATGGACCACACGCCGGTCATCGGTGACCCGATCGACATGAAGCGCTTCCGCGAGATCGGTCGGGAGGACGAGGGTGTGCTGTGTTACATCGAGGACTGTACGAACGCGAACAAGAAGGGGCGAACCCCGAGCGAGAACGTCGCTCGAGAACACCTTCGGGACGTCCTCTACAGTATGGAGGACTACGACGGCGGCATCGTCGCCACCACCTTCTCGAGCCACATCGCGCGGGTGACGTCGCTGGTCGAGTTCGCGAAGGACATCGGCCGCCAGCCGGTCTTGCTCGGGCGCTCGATGGAGAAGTACTCCGGCACCGCGGAGCGACTCGACTTCGTCGACTTCCCGGACGACCTCGGCATGTTCGGCCATCGAAACTCCGTCGATCAGTCGTTCGAACGGATCATGAACGAGGGTAAGGAGAACTTCCTCCCCGTCGTCACGGGCCACCAGGGCGAGCCGCGTGCGATGCTCACCCGGATGGCTCGCGGCGAGACGCCGTACGAGCTGAACGATGGCGACAAGGTCGTCTTCTCCGCGCGCGTCATTCCGGAGCCGACCAACGAGGGCCAGCGCTACCAGGCGGAGAAACTGCTCGGCATGCAGGGTGCACGCGTCTACGACGACATCCACGTCTCCGGTCACCTCTGCCAGGAGGGCCACTACACGATGCTCGACGCGCTCCAGCCCCAGCACATCATCCCGGCCCACCAGAATCTGAAGGGGCTGTCGGGCTACGTTGATCTCGCTTCGAACCAGGGCTACGATCTCGGACGGGATATCCACGTCTCCTCGAACGGAAACGTCATCCAACTCGT
- a CDS encoding UbiA family prenyltransferase, which yields MTNPTATHRTPAWVSSLKAVLRLLVHSNLFISIATVSVAITTILLVELPLEILPMFIVFAATMFVYTINRLTDLEEDEQNVPQRAALTKRYGRLWLALGSACYLAAIGAAVALGVPGALYMLLPLVVALLYSLGGIKRLFLVKNVFVGLAWGIIPLGVGYYYDRLWTLEILLLAGYVTAMITIAAVIFDVKDIPGDREEGIATVPNTLGVAATRRYSQIANGAVAVAVVGLVVGTGLSLEYLALLAMNGYVAGYVPFATPERGPLYYGFVVDGEHVFLAAVVLALEWLLW from the coding sequence GTGACGAATCCCACCGCGACGCACCGAACGCCAGCATGGGTCTCGTCGCTGAAGGCCGTCCTCCGGTTGCTCGTACACAGTAATCTCTTCATCTCGATCGCGACCGTCAGCGTTGCTATCACGACGATACTCCTCGTGGAACTTCCCCTCGAGATCCTGCCGATGTTCATCGTCTTCGCGGCGACGATGTTCGTCTACACGATCAACCGACTCACCGACCTCGAGGAGGACGAACAGAACGTCCCGCAGCGAGCAGCGCTTACCAAGCGCTACGGTCGGCTCTGGCTGGCACTCGGGAGTGCCTGTTATCTCGCTGCGATCGGGGCCGCGGTCGCGCTGGGGGTTCCGGGGGCGCTGTACATGCTCCTCCCGCTCGTCGTCGCACTCCTCTACTCGCTGGGCGGCATCAAGCGACTCTTTCTCGTCAAGAACGTTTTCGTCGGTCTCGCGTGGGGGATTATTCCGCTGGGCGTCGGCTACTACTACGACCGGCTCTGGACGCTCGAGATCCTCCTCCTCGCTGGCTACGTGACCGCGATGATCACCATCGCGGCGGTGATCTTCGACGTCAAGGACATCCCGGGTGATCGCGAGGAAGGAATCGCCACAGTTCCGAACACGCTCGGGGTGGCGGCGACTCGTCGCTACTCGCAGATCGCAAACGGTGCCGTCGCCGTCGCAGTCGTTGGATTAGTCGTCGGAACCGGACTGTCGCTCGAGTACCTCGCGCTGCTCGCGATGAACGGCTACGTCGCGGGATACGTTCCGTTCGCGACGCCCGAGCGCGGCCCGCTGTACTACGGGTTCGTCGTCGACGGCGAGCACGTGTTTCTGGCGGCGGTCGTCCTCGCGCTGGAGTGGCTGCTCTGGTAA